The sequence GGGACACGGAGCGGCAGGGGGAGCGAGGGAGCGGCAGGGGCGATGTGGTCAGGCGATTACGATACAACTTTTTATCGAAGAGGCGGGTgtgaaaggaagaaaatgaaaaaagaatgaGAAATTGACAAGACGggagaatgaaaatgaaaagttggGTGAGGTTAAATTTGCCATGTGAGGTCCTTACCTGAGGGGAGGCATTATTGCTACGCTGCGGCGAGGAGGAGAGCGGCGGGTCGGGGTAATCCAAGCCATTTTTCACACGTGGCCGTTTGTGCACTTCCACGTAGGTGACGGGGAAGATGCCTTGGCGGTTTGTGCCCGGAATTTTGCCTTCGTACCAGTTCTCGTCCACTCGACGTATCAGTGTGATCCTTTCTCCCTGTACGCATTTTTGAAGCGTCGCGCGTACTCAATGGAAATGTATCGAGGCGCTTCCGCCGTGTTTCCTTTCCTTACCTTTCTGAACGACATCTCCACCACCGTGTCTCCTGCGAAGTTAAAGCGGGCAACGGCATCGCCGTATTCCAGCACCTGCACTGGGACACTTTTCTTAGGCTGTGCTTTCTCTGTGGGGGGCAGGAGCTGTGAAattcagaaaaataataaataaatcaataattcTTTCACTTCGAACAACGGCAGTTGTACCTCGACGTAGCTTCGAGGGAAAATGCCAACTCTTCCATGATGCTCCCCTTCATACCAGTTCTGATCCACTTGTCTAATGATGTACACAATGTCTCCCTTCTGAAATGGCAATTCCCTAAAACACCAAATGGATGCATTAGGATCATTTCAGACAGCATCTTGTTACAATATTGCACTCAAAACGTTTTGTTAGACGATTGAGACCGATATCTGATGTACTGGACTGCAAAAATACTGGACTGTATGATTTTGTTTAGCCTTTCTGATTACGTGCACTTACTTTAGAGTTTCCGCTCTGAAGTCAAAGCGTGCCATGGCTGGCGTTCTCTGTGtagacacaaaaagacatgAAATTATAATTTGTCAAAATTCAACAGCGTATTTTTTGCCAGCCCTACACTTGCAATAAAAATGGCCCTGTATTTGTAcctcaatgcaaaaaaattgtacctCAACGCCAGATTTCCGTTTCTCCGTGTTATCCGTGATGTTGAGCAGATCTCCAAAGCGTTCGTTGGTAATGAACTGGTGATGTGTTGGCACGATGCCAGTGTGACGTCTTGATGCTATGTCAGCCTCTTCCTGTTCCCGCTTGAGCCGCCGCTGCTCTTCCAACATTTTCTGTCAAGGAAACAGATTGCTCTGTTTTTCCGTCTAGATAAGGCAAACTGTGACAGTCCTGGAGTTGGTCAACACATGCCTCCTTGTTCTACTTTCCAGTACGTCACCAACCCTTTTAGTAATCATTAAGCCTAAAggtcacaaaatgaaaagaaaatcacctcTTTGTCGCCATGACGCCTCCTCAGAACTTCATCCTGACTCTCTCCGTGCGCCGGGGATGAGTctgacaaaaagaaacaaaacagggATTGACACGGTGAGGAATTTAACTCTCGGAGACAAACACAATGCGGCCATAAGATGATATTGCAGTCAAATCTCTGATTCCAATGAGTCAAACCAAAAGATAAGCAGAAGATGATTCACGTATACTTGAAACCAACGTAATCCCTCTCACGCAAAACCAACACATGCCAAACTTCAATCAGCATGCACAAACGGAATGAACACAGAATGATCAAATGTGTTCctgaagaaaatgaagagattcaggaaacaaaaaaaatccaccctGAACCTCCTACTTGTGCGACGATGGAACCGTAGTGATCCACATTTGAATGGAGGAGCATCAAACACCACACGCAAAATGACATGGAGGCTTCACTGTCACCACTCAGAATAAAGATggacgacgacggcggcgggcGCGTTGAAGACAAGGTGAAGAGCCGAGCTGAATGAGTGAGCACAGAAGAAGAGAGGAGGATGACAGTTGTAATGGAATGGACATAGCCACCTCTGTGGTGAGCTGCCAGCGGCTGCAGAAGGTTCCCGTTGGCGTCCAAGCCCTGTCCATTACTCAGCTGCTCACAGTTGTCGCCCTCTCCGTTACTCAGCCTCTCCAGGACCTCCAGAGAGGACAGACGCTGAGGTATGACAGGTTTGACTTCAGGAGATGTGCTGCGAGGCGGTCTCTGAGCGCCCGTTATCACTTTAGTAGCTGAAAGCGTCCTCCGGGGTTGCTGGGAGCGCAGGTTCTTCCGTAACCTGAAAGGGGCGGGGCCCATGAGCAACAAATTCCCAGGCAGCATGGTCTTCTTCTCTGGTGGTTTCTCTTGCTGAGCTGTGGCTTGCTGCCTCTCGTGCCTCAGAATAGTCGTGAAGCGGGTGTAGGAAGCCGGACAGGAGCCTTTGCATTTGGTGGCTTTGAGGGGGAAGTGGTTCAGATGATGtaggtgatggtggtggtgcagTGGGAAAGACATTGGCGGCAGGGAGGGACTCTTTGTTCCACTAGGAGCAAAATGGGACTCTGTGGAGCTCTCCTCGAAGATCTGTACAACCTCAGGATCAGTGGAAGAAGCCGACTCGACCCTAACCTGACCTCCATCCTCCGCCTTCTCCGCAGTTCCATCGCCCGGTGACAAGGACTCCTCCGTTCCctttccccctccctccacaaGGGGGCAGGCATCTATCTGAGAGTCGCCCATCGTCAAAAGACTCTCAGCTGACACGGCGGAGGTCAGGTAGGGAGATGCAGCGTGTTCTGGGCTACGTCCATAGTTGGAATTCAACGTGGGCAACGAAGAAGAACGACTGGGTGTCAGACCGGACTGTTGAATGTACATTTCGAATTCACCGACCCGGGACAAAACGGCGTCCCGTGGAACGTTACCCCCATCGACGGCCTCCGACTCGTCGCCCCCGTTAGCTTTTGCCCCTTCGAAGAGATAAGCTAAGCTGCGGACGCTCCCTTGAGGGCTGCAGCCCACCGAGCTGGGCCGCTGGATGTGATGCATGATCCTGTACAGGCTAGAAAACTCGGACGTGCTTCTCCTCATGGTAGGGGAACCTTCCCTGAGGCCGTCGGCGCAGAAATCCGAATATCGACACCCCTCCCTCACCTCTGACCCAACTCTGTGACGATCACGTGTGTACAGATCCTCACAGCTGTGCGCCTTTGGTTGCTTCACAGGTGGCGTGTTGCTTTCCTGGATGTCACCACCGGGCGGCAGTAGTTTGGGCTTGAATTTAGACGGTAGGATTTGGGGTATGCAGGCTTTGGCAGCAGAAAGAGGCTTCTTAGTCTTACATGGGTTAGCTATTGCATTACCGGCAAGAACCGATCGACTATTTTTAGAGGCGCAGGGTGAAGCTATACAGCCATTCCCACCTTTATAATCCACTGGCAAGCATGCAGGACAACAGAATAAACAGTATATTAGATTACAATGGTCACAggttcacacacaaacactcaaatAGAATTAGCCACATTTCTAGAGTAAAGCAATTGATTCAATTACATAGGGCAGACTTGATGCGGCGCACATCAAGTTAAAGATGACTACGAGTGAAACGGCACAGTGTCAGATGAAGAATTGTGCTCTGTGAAATGCTAAtagaattgaaagaaaaaatgaaacaaagtgTTAATATGCGGTGAAATGTTATGTCAGGTCGAGGTCGCGGAGGAATATGAACTCTGACTGCAGTATCAAtacattcaaaacaacattcaAAATTTGTGcgcttgacctttttttttttagctatagtgtgtatttatatgtaccttaaatatgtatttaatatttcatcCTAGTTTTCTGAACTAGCCATAGTGAAGAATATCGAAGCAGGAAATGACACACCACTTTCACCCACATTTGCAGCCACTTCTCATATGCTGCACATCAACTTGATATCTTAAACCAAAACATGTGGCAAGTATTCTAAAATGGCTTTTATGGAGAAGTCAAATCTCTTTCCTTTCAAAGTCTTTCTTGCCTGAGCATGTGGCCATGCCGCTTTAGTACATTTATTCAAGTGGCAGCCTGGTGATGGTAAAGGTTGAACGTCTGCCTCGAGATATTGAACAGTGTGTTTGTCATTTGACTAGAGTAGCAAATGCATTTAGAGCACAAGTCTCTCTAAATTGACTCTGTGGAAGCTGGAACACAACTCTCTTTATatgctgtatttttctttcaacagTATTGAACTGTATTTTCCAAAAGATTTCTCGATTAAATTTGGTAAGTCTGTAAACAATACCAACATCAAAAAACTCTCTGTTCAAGGACTAAAATAAATGGAACGAAGCAAAATTTCTACGTGCATGCAGGCTTTGGATTAAAGctcatttatatttgtttacatGTCTACGTTTCTGTATTGCTAATTAACGCAGGCCCCTCTAGTGgtatacaaaataataataataattataattatatgtataatatttatatatgtcaatatatatttatatataataataataataataaataataataatatgagtAACTGAGTTAAATGTCCAAACTGTACATTGTGTAATTAATTTAGATACCATCTTAATATAACTTTGACGTGCAATACATTGGAACGGAATCATTTTTGAAGTAGTTATTCATTTTCCTGTTTTTGATGGGTCCTACCACTCTAGTGGCAATAATTATCTGGggtcaaaattcaaaatgtctcAGTCATGAGAAATCGATGTGATGCGTCTGTGCTGGATCATGCGGCAATCTCTCGCTTCCTTGCATTCCATGTGGTCGCCTCCCACAGTCTTTGACTCTCCGGCCACGTGCTCAGACATTCCTGCCACTGACCTCACACTGACAGCTGACTTCCTCCTCCGGCCTGCCCACCCTCTGTGTCCCTCCTGTTTGTCTCCCCCGCTACACCGCCTGCTTTAGTAGACCACAGCTCTTGTTTATCTCACtcacgcccccccccaccctgttcTATGACGATGGGACACTTTGAAATCCTGCCCCGCTGAAACCTGCCTAGCGACTggcgcaaaaaaagaaaaactcccCAAGGGTTAGCGTCCATAGACCTCACTTTATCCTTAAATGTTTTCCAAAGCAGGTGTCCAGCCAACAATGTTATTATCCATGTCATTGGTAATAAATCAAAAGTGACTGGGGGATGAATGCTGCGAGGTGATTGGCTAAAGCTGCGAAGCCTGCGAGAAGAGATGTGCCGACTCCAGCGGAACGGAAACACATGTTTatcatcaatgttttttttttttggtactgtCTAACCCCTGATGTCCATGCACATCCATAAACATATTATTGGCTGGTATATACCTTTCGAGGAGGACGAGCTTCCATGACGCTTGTTTAGGGCACGTAGACCTTGCAAGGGAATGTCGCCGCCTTCCAGAACGGTTTTGTAAACATGACGGTCACAATCTGGAGCCAGGGGCTCATTTTCTGAGGATCCTCCATCCTTCTCAACCTCACCATGTCCAGACTTGCTTGAGGAGCTAGACAGTGGAACGCAAGACAGCAAATTAAAGGAGTTAATTCATTCAGAGGAGATAAACAGAAACAGACTAATTAGACTTCCATATGGTTCCCATTTAGGATGTCTTGAGGTAATTCCTGCTTTGGGAGACTCTCACGATAATGAGAGGAGCTTGGGTGTAAAATTTAAGAGGGAGCGCTTGGTCATTCTTTGCTCACGTGCCACTCGTGGCGCTGCTCTATTTCAAGACGTTAACCTGATGGGGGATCACTGACAGCAAACGAACATTTGAAACCTGTCCTCTactgataaaaacaaaataaatagtcTATTGTTAAACTGGGTTTGAAGTCCACTAACTCCGAGTTTTACAAGCTTGGCAACATGCATGGATTCTTTACGCGCCTCGACAAAAAGCTCTTTCATAGCTGCTGGAAGAACATGTGAATTCCCAACTGCAGTGAGCCAATAAAATCATTTGGGTGCTTAGTAAGGAGCACTGTGGCTAAAGTTCAGAAGCAATGTGAGGTCCAAGATAGCTTTTTTGAGAAGGTTCTAGGGAGGATGCTGCCAGGATGAATTCAGAATTTACTGCTGACCGGTACTACATTCATCAATGTCATGACACACAGATGTTTTTGgcattttgaaatcaaacacCATCTTCACGTGACGTGCTAAAAACATCTTCTTTCAAACAGACCTCAAAAGAGAAAACAGCCTGGTTATTTTATGACTTGAGATTTCCTTTGGAGGTTTTGTGATCTTCAACTTCCACCCAAGCAAGCAACCATGAGAAAGCTCCttcaaaattaaaaccaaattaGTCACAATTCTAATTCAAGACCATGAATGAGGGGAAAAACTTGCGGTTGTGACATCATAATGTGAGTACCAGACGGGAGTTGTtgcgagtaaaaaaaaaaagggagggaagTCCTAGTGGACGCTTTCAGTTGTATTACAAACAGAGAAGAAGCCAATGACACAACGGAATTGGCCTTGCTTTAATATCTCAAATAATCAAGAATCCGAGTAGTTTTTGCCAAACACCCTCAAAGGAGAAGATAGCATTTTTGAAGTTATGCAGAAGCTGAGCTTCCCTAAATCACAAAATAGCAGCTATGTCTCTGGACACAACCACCGCTGTCCAACATCTACCTAACCTAAAATCAGCAGAACTAAACAGAGAACACTGTGTTCTGCGAGCTTACTGCCTGATTCAAAGGTTCCCCTCAGGAAGCAGGAGGGGGGAGCGCCATCTCACAGTGACATTTATCCCCGCAACATGCCAGAATAATAATTAGCATGGTGGAAGGAGCGCAAGTATTTGGATGAGATCGATAAGCAGGAACTCACTAGTTCTTCAGGTCGGAGGCTGTTTCCAGGGGGCTGAAGGATGGGGCACTCTgcaacaaaccaaacaaagaaGTCATTGATAGAGCCACAGGATGGTCTCCTCCAGCTAGAACAGAGGCAGGCACATAAGCAATGGCCAGATTCTCGTCTCGCTTTTCTTCTCTGTTGTTCACTCGCTGGTGTGGCTTTCAGT is a genomic window of Syngnathus acus chromosome 15, fSynAcu1.2, whole genome shotgun sequence containing:
- the LOC119134313 gene encoding sorbin and SH3 domain-containing protein 1 isoform X6 yields the protein MKGSPDLIPAAGLDPSRVCKGKGVVTMRATLVHLDDDGSGDARSSIVATQNVCASQMNGGSAEGGGNVTSDFPLSHNSHRQASSSESIKENQAPATYDTNNCFPSAPSSIYPCTSTVNPTIVFLQHNREQKKHQSHLEEPTPERDKSPDPGRGSLNSVADMDGKRLRLSQHSPVLSPLNRPIVPARNTEKSKDWYKTMFKQIHRIPEAIEENPYRPTYMFPENYDMKSKENGPNPFGYLEDVKGVPRSQSDADVGSRARSMPVPTRSSSLKPSAKRNEWEPPDKKVDTRKYRAEPKSIFEYEPGKSSVLKLERTTQDVCPEDVDLENEPWYKFFSEMEFDKASAPSFSPLETASDLKNYSSSKSGHGEVEKDGGSSENEPLAPDCDRHVYKTVLEGGDIPLQGLRALNKRHGSSSSSKVDYKGGNGCIASPCASKNSRSVLAGNAIANPCKTKKPLSAAKACIPQILPSKFKPKLLPPGGDIQESNTPPVKQPKAHSCEDLYTRDRHRVGSEVREGCRYSDFCADGLREGSPTMRRSTSEFSSLYRIMHHIQRPSSVGCSPQGSVRSLAYLFEGAKANGGDESEAVDGGNVPRDAVLSRVGEFEMYIQQSGLTPSRSSSLPTLNSNYGRSPEHAASPYLTSAVSAESLLTMGDSQIDACPLVEGGGKGTEESLSPGDGTAEKAEDGGQVRVESASSTDPEVVQIFEESSTESHFAPSGTKSPSLPPMSFPLHHHHHLHHLNHFPLKATKCKGSCPASYTRFTTILRHERQQATAQQEKPPEKKTMLPGNLLLMGPAPFRLRKNLRSQQPRRTLSATKVITGAQRPPRSTSPEVKPVIPQRLSSLEVLERLSNGEGDNCEQLSNGQGLDANGNLLQPLAAHHRDSSPAHGESQDEVLRRRHGDKEKMLEEQRRLKREQEEADIASRRHTGIVPTHHQFITNERFGDLLNITDNTEKRKSGVERTPAMARFDFRAETLKELPFQKGDIVYIIRQVDQNWYEGEHHGRVGIFPRSYVELLPPTEKAQPKKSVPVQVLEYGDAVARFNFAGDTVVEMSFRKGERITLIRRVDENWYEGKIPGTNRQGIFPVTYVEVHKRPRVKNGLDYPDPPLSSSPQRSNNASPQLARNDIDPHGRNSRSPVTLFDIHDNNNVNSFAEAVCNEILNIAESSVRYCGTLSHQPLNALHRLQSHPSKQSLIISQQPLSHSSSPEPSRLNCGVFQALYRYAPQNEDELELQEGDLVSVMEKCDDGWFVGTSKRTNQFGTFPGNYVKEVKL
- the LOC119134313 gene encoding sorbin and SH3 domain-containing protein 1 isoform X7; the protein is MKGSPDLIPAAGLDPSRVCKGKGVVTMRATLVHLDDDGSGDARSSIVATQNVCASQMNGGSAEGGGNVTSDFPLSHNSHRQASSSESIKENQAPATYDTNNCFPSAPSSIYPCTSTVNPTIVFLQHNREQKKHQSHLEEPTPERDKSPDPGRGSLNSVADMDGKRLRLSQHSPVLSPLNRPIVPARNTEKSKDWYKTMFKQIHRIPEAIEENPYRPTYMFPENYDMKSKENGPNPFGYLEDVKGVPRSQSDADVGSRARSMPVPTRSSSLKPSAKRNEWEPPDKKVDTRKYRAEPKSIFEYEPGKSSVLKLERTTQDVCPEDVDLENEPWYKFFSEMEFDKASAPSFSPLETASDLKNYSSSKSGHGEVEKDGGSSENEPLAPDCDRHVYKTVLEGGDIPLQGLRALNKRHGSSSSSKVDYKGGNGCIASPCASKNSRSVLAGNAIANPCKTKKPLSAAKACIPQILPSKFKPKLLPPGGDIQESNTPPVKQPKAHSCEDLYTRDRHRVGSEVREGCRYSDFCADGLREGSPTMRRSTSEFSSLYRIMHHIQRPSSVGCSPQGSVRSLAYLFEGAKANGGDESEAVDGGNVPRDAVLSRVGEFEMYIQQSGLTPSRSSSLPTLNSNYGRSPEHAASPYLTSAVSAESLLTMGDSQIDACPLVEGGGKGTEESLSPGDGTAEKAEDGGQVRVESASSTDPEVVQIFEESSTESHFAPSGTKSPSLPPMSFPLHHHHHLHHLNHFPLKATKCKGSCPASYTRFTTILRHERQQATAQQEKPPEKKTMLPGNLLLMGPAPFRLRKNLRSQQPRRTLSATKVITGAQRPPRSTSPEVKPVIPQRLSSLEVLERLSNGEGDNCEQLSNGQGLDANGNLLQPLAAHHRDSSPAHGESQDEVLRRRHGDKEKMLEEQRRLKREQEEADIASRRHTGIVPTHHQFITNERFGDLLNITDNTEKRKSGVERTPAMARFDFRAETLKELPFQKGDIVYIIRQVDQNWYEGEHHGRVGIFPRSYVELLPPTEKAQPKKSVPVQVLEYGDAVARFNFAGDTVVEMSFRKGERITLIRRVDENWYEGKIPGTNRQGIFPVTYVEVHKRPRVKNGLDYPDPPLSSSPQRSNNASPQLARNDIDPHGRNSRSPVTLFDIHDNNNVNSFAQPLSHSSSPEPSRLNCGVFQALYRYAPQNEDELELQEGDLVSVMEKCDDGWFVGTSKRTNQFGTFPGNYVKEVKL
- the LOC119134313 gene encoding sorbin and SH3 domain-containing protein 1 isoform X5, giving the protein MKGSPDLIPAAGLDPSRVCKGKGVVTMRATLVHLDDDGSGDARSSIVATQNVCASQMNGGSAEGGGNVTSDFPLSHNSHRQASSSESIKENQAPATYDTNNCFPSAPSSIYPCTSTVNPTIVFLQHNREQKKHQSHLEEPTPERDKSPDPGRGSLNSVADMDGKRLRLSQHSPVLSPLNRPIVPARNTEKSKDWYKTMFKQIHRIPEAIEENPYRPTYMFPENYDMKSKENGPNPFGYLEDVKGVPRSQSDADVGSRARSMPVPTRSSSLKPSAKRNEWEPPDKKVDTRKYRAEPKSIFEYEPGKSSVLKLERTTQDVCPEDVDLENEPWYKFFSEMEFDKASAPSFSPLETASDLKNYSSSKSGHGEVEKDGGSSENEPLAPDCDRHVYKTVLEGGDIPLQGLRALNKRHGSSSSSKVDYKGGNGCIASPCASKNSRSVLAGNAIANPCKTKKPLSAAKACIPQILPSKFKPKLLPPGGDIQESNTPPVKQPKAHSCEDLYTRDRHRVGSEVREGCRYSDFCADGLREGSPTMRRSTSEFSSLYRIMHHIQRPSSVGCSPQGSVRSLAYLFEGAKANGGDESEAVDGGNVPRDAVLSRVGEFEMYIQQSGLTPSRSSSLPTLNSNYGRSPEHAASPYLTSAVSAESLLTMGDSQIDACPLVEGGGKGTEESLSPGDGTAEKAEDGGQVRVESASSTDPEVVQIFEESSTESHFAPSGTKSPSLPPMSFPLHHHHHLHHLNHFPLKATKCKGSCPASYTRFTTILRHERQQATAQQEKPPEKKTMLPGNLLLMGPAPFRLRKNLRSQQPRRTLSATKVITGAQRPPRSTSPEVKPVIPQRLSSLEVLERLSNGEGDNCEQLSNGQGLDANGNLLQPLAAHHRDSSPAHGESQDEVLRRRHGDKEKMLEEQRRLKREQEEADIASRRHTGIVPTHHQFITNERFGDLLNITDNTEKRKSGVERTPAMARFDFRAETLKELPFQKGDIVYIIRQVDQNWYEGEHHGRVGIFPRSYVELLPPTEKAQPKKSVPVQVLEYGDAVARFNFAGDTVVEMSFRKGERITLIRRVDENWYEGKIPGTNRQGIFPVTYVEVHKRPRVKNGLDYPDPPLSSSPQRSNNASPQLYRNRLTTSPLPLPRSPCRSVSPEVHAISSEWISLTVGGGSPPAAPTPPLPPLPTVSYRCGEYLPPPFSASPVPPISPYYVSPMTSPSASPLPPPYPPRPNSATPFLTFTPPQGEGFLLSPASPHLSRSISPCGGPVLEGWLRAEGEVADGNGGSSCTAAPPPGNRQNSPAELARNDIDPHGRNSRSPVTLFDIHDNNNVNSFAQPLSHSSSPEPSRLNCGVFQALYRYAPQNEDELELQEGDLVSVMEKCDDGWFVGTSKRTNQFGTFPGNYVKEVKL